The DNA window TATACGATTTTACTATTTTGTTTAGTTGCTGGTGGAATACCTCAAGTAATATGGATGAAAACAGCGGGAACAAAAACATGGGTGTACCCGGTAGTAGAACTTGTTGCAAGTGGAATATTCTTTCTTTATAGTTCTTTTACGCTGGACTTCTATTTTTCCTATCTTGCCATACCTGCTATGTGTGCTGCTGCCAATATTCATTCAGCAAGACTTCGTATTCCTTTATGGATTTGGTTTTCAATCATCCCTGTAATAGCTATGGCAATGGTTCTACCTCTCTCATCTTTTAATATATCCCTTATTGAAGGCTTTCTTTTCTTCGGATTAGGCTACATTATTTGGAAGGTCCTTGACACTCAGTGGAAAATGCAACAACTTCTTACGGAGAATGAACAACAGCGCCAAGTTCTTGAACAATATGCAAAGCAAGTTGAAGTCATTACTCTCCTTGAAGAACGTAACCGCTTATCTCGAGAGCTGCATGATACAGTTGGTCATACATTAACATCAGTTATCATGGGTCTTGATGCTGTTACCTACTTAATTAAGGAAGAACCAGAGGAAGCAATTGCTAATATAAATCAGCTGCGTAAGGTAAGTAGAAAAGGTCTCGAAGAAATTAGACATCAAATTCATCATATTGCTCCACCTGATGAAGGGGAAACATTGTCTAACCAACTTAAGGAGATTGCAAGAGAGTTTGCTGTAAACTCTGGAACAAAGATAGATTTTGAGATCCTTGGGAACGATATGACAGTATCACTGCCCATATCCCTAGCACTCATTCGATGTTTACAAGAATCCTTAACAAATGCGAAGCGCCATGGAGGAGCAAGTTACATAAGTATTCACTTTACTATTGAACGGGATTACTTGCTTTTGGTGATTGAGGATAATGGCAAGGGAATGGATCATATTGAGTTTGGATTTGGCCTGACGGCAATGCGCGAACGAGTTGAATCATATCAAGGTGAATTAGAA is part of the Cytobacillus luteolus genome and encodes:
- a CDS encoding sensor histidine kinase, which encodes MKNILNDHGAYRALFYVRAIWVIIHLILLGYESEVRDTGLYTILLFCLVAGGIPQVIWMKTAGTKTWVYPVVELVASGIFFLYSSFTLDFYFSYLAIPAMCAAANIHSARLRIPLWIWFSIIPVIAMAMVLPLSSFNISLIEGFLFFGLGYIIWKVLDTQWKMQQLLTENEQQRQVLEQYAKQVEVITLLEERNRLSRELHDTVGHTLTSVIMGLDAVTYLIKEEPEEAIANINQLRKVSRKGLEEIRHQIHHIAPPDEGETLSNQLKEIAREFAVNSGTKIDFEILGNDMTVSLPISLALIRCLQESLTNAKRHGGASYISIHFTIERDYLLLVIEDNGKGMDHIEFGFGLTAMRERVESYQGELEIESSKNGGTKIICQLPLKKRKAG